A window of the Brassica oleracea var. oleracea cultivar TO1000 chromosome C1, BOL, whole genome shotgun sequence genome harbors these coding sequences:
- the LOC106293386 gene encoding putative clathrin assembly protein At4g40080, with protein MGRITALIGMIKDKASQGKAALVSSNPTSKSLSFHLSVLRATTHDPSTPPANRHLEVLLSAGTGSRATAASAVEAVMDRLHTTKDACVALKSLIIIHHIVKHGRFILQDQLSVFPASGGRNYLKLSGFRDEKSPLMWELSSWVRWYASYLEHILSTSRIMGFFVSSTSSAIHKDEYEEMVSSLTNADLLREIYALVGLLQEACKNPDVPFCGGKSLADKIIRLVGEDYVSSVNELYTRLNEFKDRSSILSFGDRIELVCGLKRLESCKERLSVVFRGIWKRAWIDGFWSLVREVKGMIGDLEDGYEKIERSMVGVGRRGKGYESARFTDRLVIGYGDAVRFSSGRFSNVDRFNYLVSNQTTLNVL; from the exons ATGGGAAGAATCACAGCTCTAATAGGAATGATCAAAGACAAAGCTTCTCAAGGCAAAGCTGCTCTCGTCTCCTCAAACCCAACCAGCAAATCCCTCTCTTTCCATCTCTCCGTCCTCCGCGCCACCACTCACGACCCTTCAACTCCCCCGGCGAATCGCCACCTCGAAGTTCTCCTCTCCGCCGGCACTGGCTCCCGAGCCACCGCAGCTTCCGCCGTAGAAGCCGTCATGGACCGTCTCCACACAACCAAAGACGCCTGCGTCGCTCTCAAGTCGTTGATCATTATTCATCACATCGTCAAACACGGTCGCTTCATCCTCCAAGACCAGCTCTCTGTTTTTCCAGCTTCCGGTGGCCGGAACTATCTGAAGCTTTCTGGGTTTAGAGATGAAAAGTCTCCTCTGATGTGGGAGCTTTCTTCTTGGGTCCGATG GTACGCCTCATACCTCGAGCATATATTATCAACTTCAAGAATCATGGGCTTCTTCGTTTCTTCAACATCGAGCGCGATCCACAAAGACGAGTACGAAGAAATGGTTTCGTCTCTTACCAACGCTGATCTGCTTCGTGAAATCTACGCGCTGGTCGGGTTACTACAAGAAGCGTGTAAGAATCCGGACGTACCCTTCTGCGGAGGCAAATCTCTCGCGGACAAGATCATTCGTTTGGTCGGAGAAGACTACGTGTCCTCGGTCAACGAGCTTTACACGAGGCTCAACGAATTTAAAGACCGGTCAAGCATTTTGAGCTTTGGAGATAGGATTGAGCTTGTCTGTGGATTGAAGAGGCTTGAGAGTTGTAAGGAAAGATTGTCTGTGGTATTCCGTGGGATTTGGAAGAGAGCTTGGATCGATGGGTTCTGGAGTCTGGTTCGTGAGGTCAAGGGCATGATTGGTGATTTGGAGGATGGTTATGAGAAAATTGAGAGATCGATGGTTGGGGTTGGGAGGAGAGGGAAAGGTTATGAATCGGCTCGGTTTACTGATCGGTTAGTTATTGGTTATGGTGATGCTGTTCGGTTTTCTTCTGGTAGATTTTCGAATGTTGATCGGTTTAATTATTTGGTTTCTAATCAAACGACTTTGAACGTCTTGTGA
- the LOC106299196 gene encoding classical arabinogalactan protein 3, which produces MVALKTMQALIFLGLLATSCMAQAPAPAPIMVLPPVESPSPPPAITPTAEPPSPVPVASPPVMIPEPTPAPATPPTVSPPTKSPKTSPVASPPKPEAMAPGPSGPTPSPAPAPEGPIPDSALTNKAFLVSTVIAGALYAVVLA; this is translated from the coding sequence ATGGTAGCTCTTAAGACAATGCAAGCTCTGATCTTCCTTGGTCTATTGGCCACGTCCTGTATGGCTCAAGCTCCGGCTCCAGCACCCATCATGGTTCTCCCACCGGTAGAGTCTCCCTCTCCTCCTCCTGCTATTACACCAACCGCTGAGCCACCTTCTCCGGTACCGGTTGCTTCACCACCGGTTATGATTCCCGAGCCAACTCCAGCTCCGGCGACTCCTCCCACCGTCTCACCACCGACTAAGTCTCCCAAAACTTCCCCTGTCGCTTCTCCCCCGAAACCAGAAGCTATGGCTCCAGGCCCATCAGGCCCAACACCATCACCAGCTCCGGCTCCTGAAGGACCAATCCCTGATTCAGCATTAACTAACAAAGCTTTCCTTGTGAGCACTGTCATTGCCGGAGCCTTGTACGCTGTCGTTTTGGCTTAA